From the genome of Nitratidesulfovibrio sp.:
GCGGTTGCGGAAGCCCGCGCGCACCAGCGCCAGACCCGCCTCGTTCACTTCCTCGCCGTCGTCCTTGACCACCTTCTGCCCCACCCGCTCGGCCACGGCGTTCAGGGCGGCCTTCAGGGACGAAAAGGGGGATTCGGGCAGGGTCGGGGCGGCCACGGCCACGGCGCGGGCGCCTGTGGCGTGCCGGGTGAGGCGACCATGCATGCGCTCTACCCGCTGGCGATTGCCGAACATGCCGCGCAGAGCCTGCGCCACCAGCAATACCGCGCCGGAGGCCAGCAGGGCTGCCAGGAAGGGGATCATGGTTTCGTCGAACGGCATGGCGGATATCCTCAGACTCTGATGGTGGTCATGCGCTTGAGCACGATACCGCCGATGGCCATCTGGAACAGCGATCCGGTAAGCAGCATGTTCCCCTCGGGCGTGGCGTACAGGGCGCTCATGAAGTCGGCGTTCAGCAGGTTGATGATGAACCCGATGCCGAAGGGCAGGGCGAACAGGATCCAGGCGGTCAGGCGGCCTTCCGCCGAAAGCACGCGCACCCGGCCCGCCAGCTTGAACCGTTCGCGGATCAGCCGGGCGATGTTGGTGACGATTTCCGCCAGGTTGCCGCCGGTTTCACGCTGGATGTTCACCGACACCACGAAGAACTTCAGGTCCGGGCAGTCCACGCGGCGGGTAAGGTTGTACAGGGCCGCGTTCGCCGGGATGCCGAAGTTGATTTCGTCCAGGGTCTTCTGGATTTCCGGGCCGATGGGATCGGCGAATTCGTCGGCCACCATGCGCATGCCCTGATTGAAGGCATGCCCCGCCTTGAGCGCGCGGGCGATGAGGTCCAGCGCATCGGGCAGCTGACGCTGAAAGCGGCCCATGCGGGCGTTGCGCTTGCGCTGCACCCACAGGAAGGGCGCGTAGCCGAGCGCCAGCGGCGGCGCCACCAGCAGGAACAGGTTGTCCACCAGCAGGTGCATGACCAGAAAGCTCGAGGCCGCGCCCAGCACCGAGGCCAGCAGCAGCACGCCCAGGGTGGCCCGTACCTGCGCCTGTTCCAGTGCCAGGTCCATCTTCTTGGTCCACGACTGGGCGGCCAGCATCCGGTGCAGCCAGTCCACGTCGGACAGGGAGCGGCGGCGTTCCAGGTCCACCCGGTCCTGCTCGTCTTTCGCCCGCAGCAGGTTTTCCATGCGCTGCCCCACGCGCTGCGCCGTGGCGCGGCGGCGACCGTAGGCCAGGTCCAGCACGCCCATGACGAACACGAACATGGCGATGACCGAGAGTACGGCGATGACGAGCATCATGGCGAAACCCCTTTGCGTTCAGGCTGCCGCGCTACTGCGACAGGTCGGGGTCGAACAGCGCGCCGCCGAGCTCGATGCCCATGGCGGCCAGGCGCGGGGCGAAGCGGGGCCGGATGCCGCCGGAGCGGAAGCGCCCCTGCACCTTGCCGTTTTCGTCCACGCCGGTCTGTTCGAAGGTGAAGATGTCCTGCATGGTGATGGCGTCGCCTTCCATGCCGGTGATTTCCGAAAGGCTGGTCATCTTGCGCGAGCCGTCGGACAGGCGCGAAACCTGGATGATCACGTCCACGGCGGACGAAATGTACCGCTTCAGCGACAGGGTGCCGATGTTCAGCCCGGCCATGGCCACCATGGTTTCCAGGCGCATCAGGCAGTCGCGCGGGGTGTTGGCGTGGATGGTGGTCAGCGAGCCGTCGTGGCCGGTGTTCATGGCTTGCAGCATGTCCAGCACTTCGCCGCTGCGCACTTCGCCCACGATGATGCGATCGGGCCGCATGCGCAGGCAGTTCTTGACCAGGTCGCGCGCGGTGACCTGACCCTGCCCCTCGATGTTGGCGGGGCGGGTTTCCAGCCGCACCACGTGGTCCTGCTTCAGTTGCAGTTCCGCCGCGTCTTCGATGGTCACGATGCGCTCGTCGTGCGGCACGAAGCGTGACAGGCAGTTGAGCATGGTGGTCTTGCCCGAGCCGGTGCCGCCGGAAACGATGATGTTCAGCCGCGCCTTGACGATGCCGCGCAGCACCTCGCCCATATCCGGGCTCAGCGCGCCGAAGCGGATCAGGTCTTCCAGTTCCAGCGGGTCCTTGGAAAAGCGGCGGATGGACAGGCTGGGGCCGTCCAGGGCCAGCGGCGGGATGATGGCGTTGACGCGCGACCCGTCGGCCAGGCGCGCGTCCACCATGGGCGATGCCTCGTCCACGCGGCGGCCGATGCGGGCCACGATGCGGTCGATGATCTTGCGCAGGTGGTCGTCGTCCAGGAAACGGGTGTTGACCCGGATCAGCTTGCCGCGCCGTTCCACGTAGACCATGCGGTAGTTGTTGACGAGGATGTCGTTGACCGTGGGGTCGCGCAGCAGCGGTTCCAGCGGGCCAAGGCCCATGACCTCGTCGCGGATGTCCTCGACCAGTTGGCGTTGCTCCTGCGCGTTGAGGGGGGCCTGACGGAATTCCTCGCGCAGCAGCTTTTCGACCAGGCGCGAAATTTCTGCGGCCAGCCTGTCGGGCGGCAGCGATTCGGCGGCGGCCAGGTCCATCATCTCCAGCAGGCGGTCTTGCAGGCGGGCGCGAATTTCGTAGTAGTGGTCGCCGTGCAGGGTCAGGGTGGACACGTCGCACACCTGCTCCGCGCTGGCGGGGCGGGCAGCGGGGCGTGACAGCGGACGGGATTTGGCGGCCTGGGGGCCTTGCGCGTCGGTGGTCTGGGGGTTTGCGGCCTGCGCGTCAGGGGATTGCGCGCAAGGGGCCTGCGTTTTCGGGGTGTCGGCGCGGGGCACCGCGTGAGGCGCGGAGGCCGCCGCAGGTTCGGACACCGGCGCGGATTCCGGACGCGGCGCGCGGAACAGGGTGGCGTCGTTGACCGGTACGCGCGGGATGGGCGCGTTGTCGGTTTCGTCCGTGTGATCCGTCCCGTTTGCATCACCTGCCCCGTTCAGGAAGGTGACGGGTGCGGAAGATGTGGGGGCCTCGCGCAGGTCCTGCGGGGTGGGCATGGCGGTTCCGTTGCCGGAAAGATGGCTGCGGGCGTTGAGGCCGGACGCACCCAGGCGGGGCACCTGCCGCGACGGTGCGGACTCCGGGCCGCGCTCCAGGCTGTCCAGTTCGTGCTGGAGATGCCCGTAGACGTCGGCATCCGCGTGCACGAATGGCGGGGTCTCGGATTCCGGCGTCAGCGCGGGGGCGGGTTGCCGCCGCGTGGTGCGCATCAGTCGTTCGGCCAGTCTCATGGCTATCCCCTTGCGCCCTGCAACAGGACGCCGTGCGGCAGCAGGCCGCCCCGTTCGCGTTCGGGGTCGCGTTCCATGCCGCGCCGATTGGGTTCATGCGTGTCGTCGCCCTTGCGGTGCAGCAGGCGGGCGAAGATGCCCCCCGCCTTCATGCCGGGCGCGGTGCCGCCGTTGCCGGGCGCGGCGGCGGCGGGGGCCAGCCGTTCGGCCAGCTTGGCCAACGAGCGCGCGGCCACCGAGCGGGGCGCCGCCTCGCACAGGGGCACGCCCTGGTTGATGGCCGACACGGCAGCGCCGTAGTCGTCGCCCACGGTGGCGAATACCTTGCGTTCCAGCAGCCGTTCGGCCTCGGTCAGGTCCACCCCGGCCTGGGGCGACATGCGGTTGACCACCAACTGGATGCGCGCGGCCACGGAGGGCGCAGCGGCGGCCACGTCGTCCAGCAGGCGGCGGGCACCCGCCAGGGCGGGCAGGGCCAGGTCGGTGACCAGCAGGATGGTTTCCGCCTCCTGCATGGAAACAAGGGCCAGTTCGTCGGCATAGGGGCCGCCGTCCACCACGGTGACGGCGTACAGGGCGCGGGCCAGGTCCAGTACGGCCTTCACCGCGCGGGGGCTGATGGCGTCCAGGTCGTCGCCCGTGTCGGGCGAGGCGTATACTTCGAGGCCGCTGGCGTGCCGTTCGGCCAGGCTGCGCAGGAAGGTGGCGTCCAGGCGGCCAAGGTTGCGCGCGCCGTCGGCCCAGGTGCGGGAATATTCCATGTCCAGGAACAGCGGCACGTCGCCCTGGGGCAGGCGCATGTCCATCAGCGCCGCCAGCGGCAGCGCGGCGGGGTTGGCGGCCGGGCCGCCCGTGGCCAGGGCCATGTCGCCCATGGCCTGCACGTCGCGCGCGGCATTGGTGCCGCGTCCGTTCGTTCCGGTCAGGCCCCTGCCCGTCTTCTTCGCATCGGACGCGGGAGCGGTGCCGACCAGGGAACGCGCGGCCAGCACGGCAAGGTTCACGGCCACGGTGGTGGCGCCCACGCCGCCCTTGGCCCCCATGATGTGGATGATCCGGCCACCGGCGGCGGGCGCGGCAGCCGACGGGCTTGCGGCTCGCGCGGTACGGCGGCGGCGCGCGTAGCCTTCCAGCGCGGCCAGCACCTCGTCCGAGCGGAACGGCTGGGACAGGAATTCGCTGATCCCGGCGCGCATGGCGCGGATGATCAGGTCCGGGTCCTTCTGGCGCGAGGCCACGAACACCTCGCCCACGCGGGGGTCGGACACCAGCGAGGCGATGGACTCGAAATCGTCCTCCAGGTCTTCCCCCAATTCCAGGACAACCAGTCCGAGGTCGTCGGCTTCACCGGGGGTGACCAGGCGGAAGCCATCCTGCCGGGCGAGGACGCGGGTGAGTTCCTCGCGCGTGGCGAGGCGCTTGGTGAGCAGGCAGACGGGATGGGTGATGTTCATGGCGGATTCTCGCTACTTGCCGATCTTGAAGCGGAGGGTGTTGCCTTCATCGGGCTTCTTCTCGCCTTCGCGCATGGTTTTCATGACGCGCTCGCCCACCCGGCCATCCAGGCCGATGACGGGGTCGTCGTCCGCCGGGCCGGGGTTCAGCCGCTGGGCGTCGCGCTGGGCGCGGAAGGCCTCGCCCTGGGTGAAGGTCCATTCGGAAATGGGCGAGTCCTTGGACGGCCCGGCGCAGCCCGTCAGGACGGCAAGGACGAAGATGGCCGCAAACAGGGGCAGCAGGGCCAACAGGGCAGGGCGGGGCTGGGGGACGATCCGGTTGGCGTTCATTTCGTGCCTCCTTGGGCATGGCCGGGCAGCACGTGTCCGAACTCGCCTTCCATGCCCGAGGGGGCATCGGCCGTGTTGCGGGGTGCGGCGTAGGCGGCGGGGGCGGTGATGGCCGGGGCTGCGCCCTCCATCTTGCCCTGAAGGAAGAATTCGAACTCCGATGGCTCGCGAAAGCCGTCGGTGGGCAGCTTGGCCGTGGCGCCGTCCAGCGGCTTGGCCAGGCGCGGGGTGACGATGATGACCAGTTCGGTCTCGTTCTTCTGCCAGTTGCTGGAGCGGAACAGCGTGCCCAGCAGGGGCACGTCGCCCAGCACGGGGTATTTCTTGATGTTCTCGCGCACTTCGTCGCGCAGCAGGCCCGCCACGGCAAAGCTCTGGCCGTCGGCCAGTTCCACGGTGGTGGCGGCGCGCCGGGAGGAGATGGCCGGAATGGTGAACCCGTTGATTTCGATGACGTTGGTATAGTCCAGTTCCGATACTTCGGGGTTTACCCGCATGCTGATCAGCTTGTCCGAGACCACCGTGGGGGTGAAGCCCAGGGTCACGCCGTACTTCTTGAATTCGATGGCCACGGTGCCCAGGCCCTGCGGCACGGGGATGGGTATTTCGCCCCCGGCGAGGAAGTCGGCGGTTTCGCCGCTGCGGCAGATCAGGGTGGGTTCGGCCAGCACCTTGACCAGGCCGTTCTGCTTCAGCACGTCCAGAAAGCCCATCAGGCTCGCCTGGCCCGCAGTGGCGCGGAACATGCCGGTGACGTTGGGGCTGATCACGGCCCCTGTACCGCCCACGCCCACCACGCCTTTCTGGCTGTCCAGGGTGAACAGCTGGTTCAGCATGCCGAAGGCGAAATCGTTGTTCCAGGCGTAGGTCAGGTCGATGCCCAGGCGTTCCAGCACCGACTTGCGCATCTCGGCCACCTTCACTTCCAGCATCACCTGATGCACGCCGCCCACCTGCATGAGGTTGGTCACCTTGTCCGGGGCGTACAGCTTGGCCACGTCCAGGGCGGTGGTCATGCCCGCGCTGCTGCGCACGGTGCCTGCCAGGGTGATGGATTCGCCCACGGCCATGACCATGATGTCCTTTTCGTCGGGCAGCACGCGGTGCAGCATTTCCTTCAGTTGGGCAAGGTCCGGGGTGACCTGGATGTCGTAGACCTGGGTGATGGCCCCGGCCCCGTTCCACAGGGTAAGCGTGGTGCCGCCCGGCTTCTTGCCGGTGATGTAGACCTGCTGGGGCGACAGTACGACCACCCCCGCGATGCCTTCGTCGGCCACGGAAACCCGGGCTGCGGGCTGTGCGGTGCGCACCACCATGGACTTGCCCATGGCCAGCGGCACGGACTGCGGGGTTGCGTCGGCCAGGGCCTGTGTGGCGACGGCCAGAACCAGCACGGCTGCCAACATGGCGCATGCGGCGCGAACGATCGACAGGGAACCGACGGGCTGAACCGCCGCGCGGGTGAGGTGGGCGGGGCGGCTCATTGCGGGAACCTCAGTGTTGAACGTTCGGTGCCGGAGATCATCTCCACCTTGGTTTCACGCACCTTGGGAACCGGCTTGCCCTCCGGGGTGCTGGTCAGCAGGGCCAGCGTGCCGGGCACGTCCGTGCCGGGGGTCAGCACCGTGCCGTCGTCGGCGGGGTTGCGCAGGGCGAAGTGCAGTTCGCCGCGCGAGGCGGCCAGGGACAGCGGTTCGGCCTGCTGGGGCGAGATTTCCAGGGTATACACGTCCACCGAAGAGGTGGAGGTGTCGTCGCCTTCCTGCTTCAGTTCGGTGCCGGTGGCCAGCACGCGCACGTTTTCGAGCACCAGCTTGGTGCGCGACTTGGACTTCTCGCGGCTTTCGTCGTCCAGGGTCGCCAGCACGTCCACGCGGTTGCCGGGGCGGATGAACCCGGAAAGGCCCAGCACCTTGTTGCCCTTGACGGCCACGGCGCGCATGCCGGGGGCGATCAGCGTGCTGACGCCGCCGTGCGCCTGGCCGTCCTGCAACAGGCGGGCTTCGGTGATGGGTTCACCGGCGGTCACGTCGGAGGAAAGCACCCGGCCCACGGGCATGGCGTCCTTGTTGAACGCGCCGGATGGCGCGCTGGACTTCAGGAAGGGGGCCATCTTGATCTGTTCGGCCGTCAGCTTGGCGCCGCGCGGCACGTCGGCGGCGGCCACCGCCAGCTCGACCTGCTCGGGGGCGGCCATCTGGGGGGCGGCGGCGCGGTTCACCTGCATGAACCGGAACACCAGCACCCCGGCCACCAGGGCCAGCACCAGCGCGAGGGAAATCTGGATCAGTGAGGAGGCGCGCATGACCGTGCCCCCCTACAGGATGACGGCCCAGGCGGGCAGCAGCGCGGACATGGCCGAGGGGAAGGCGGCTTGCGCCATGGCAAGGCCGGTACCCAGCGCGATGGCCACGCCGTAGCACAGCCGGGGCAGGCGGGCGCTGGCGGTGGCGGGGACGTAGTCGAAGCGACCGGTGACGGCCAGCAGTTCGACGGATACCCGCAGCGAGCGCAACACCGCGCGCAACTGCGGCAGGTGGAAGGCCAGCACGCCCAGGGCGTAGACGCCGCCGGCAAGGCTGGTCCAGATGAAGGCGCGGAACACGGTTTCGGCACCCAGGAAGGCACCGGCGGCGGCCAGCAGCTTCACGTCGCCCGCGCCCATGACCCGCAGCAGGAAGGGGATCAGCATCAGGCCGAGGCCCAGGCCGAAACCGGACAGGGAAAAGAGCAGGCCGTCCCAGGCGCCGGAAAGGCCGCCGGTCCAGGCGCCCAGCACCGTGTTGACCACGACGCCCGCCAGCATGGCGGGAAAGGTGAGCCAGTTGGGAATGCGCATGGCGCGCAGGTCGGTGGTCACGGCCACCAGCAGTACGGCGGCGAGGGGGGCGGCAAGGATGGGGTTCATGGGTGCTCTCCTCTTGTAACCGGGGTGACCGGGGAAACGGGGTGTCGCCGTTTCCGGGCGGACTGCCCTGTCGGCGGGTGCCATTTGGGGGGTGCCGATTCGGGCGGGTTCTCCATCGCAAGGTCCGCGCTTTCGATGGCGAAGGGGCCGGGGGTTCGCCCCGGCCCCTCCGAGTGCAGCGGTGGCGGGAAGCCGGTACGCCGTCGCGGGGTGCTACGAGCCGGGGGTGGGCATCTTGGAATCGATGTACGAGAAGGTGGAGCTGACCTTGGTGCCGAGGGCGGTGACGGCGGCAACGATGACGGCGGCGATGAGGGCGGCGATGAGACCGTATTCGAGGGCGGTGGCGCCTTCTTCGTCACGGATCAGGGTGGTGAGGGACTTCAACATCATCTTACTCCTTTCGGGTTTTTGCGCGATTATAAACGGGGCCTACGAACCGGGGGTGGGCATCTTGGAGTCGATGTACGAGAAGGTGGAGCTGACCTTGGTGCCGAGGGCGGTGACCGCGGCGACGATGACGGCGGCGATGAGGGCGGCGATGAGGCCGTATTCGAGGGCGGTGGCGCCTTCTTCGTCACGGATCAGGCGGGCGATGATCTTCGACATGGCTGTTCTCCTCTTATTCCTTCGTTGCTGTGCTGTGCGGTTGTGCCGTGGGCTACGAACCGGGGGTGGGCATCTTGGAGTCGATGTACGAGAAGGTTGCGCTGACCTTGGTGCCGAGGGCGGTGACGGCGGCGACGATGACGGCGGCGATGAGGGCGGCGATGAGGCCGTATTCGAGAGCGGTAGCGCCTTCTTCGTCACGAATCAGGGTGGTGAAGCGTTCAAACATGATGTCTCTCCTGCGTTAGGGGCTGTTGGCTGGCCGGGGGGCCGTTGTTGACTCCCATTCAGCAACCCGCGTGCCAAGGAACGTCATGCAGAACGTAATACGCGTTAACATTCTGAAACAGTACGGAATGTTTTTTTACACGGGCCAAAAGGGGCTGTTAGCGCGGATGATATCCGGGCGGATGGACCGGCGCGCGGGGAACTGCGGCGGCATGGAATCCACGAATCTTGGAGTGGGGATGGCAAAAGGGCGGGCGCGGAGGGCGCCGGGCAGGGGAAACGGGGCGGGAAGTCCAATGGGGCGAGCGGCCTGCGCGAGAATCTAGGATTCTTGGAGCGGCTCGAAGCCGCGCGCAGTTGGCGGTGTCGGGGCGTCACCGTCCAGAGGGGATACGGGCGTGTCGCGAAACGTGGCGGGGGGATGGAAAGCGTGGACGAGGGGGGGGGCGCTGCGGGGCGCGGCGGAAGAAAATCTAGGATTCCTGGATCAGGGGCAGTCCGTTGCGCGGCTTGATGCCGTGCTTCTGCAGCTTGGCCCACAGGTTCTTTGGGGTCAGGCCCAGCAGCACGGCGGCTTCGGTCTGGCGGCCCTCGGCGCGGCGCAGCGCGTCCAGTAGCAGGTTGCGTTCGACCATGCGCATGGTTTCGCGCAGGTCGATGGGGCCGGTAAGGGCCGCCGCCGCGAAGGCGTGGGTGGAGGACGCGCCCGCCGAAGCGCTGGCTGAGTGCGTGCCAACCGGGGATGCGCCGGTGGGCGGCGGGGTGGGAAGGGTGGACGGGGCGGGCTGGCCGGTGGCGTCGGTTCCCTCGCGGTCCGGTCGGCCTGCGGCGTCGTCCGGCCCGGACATGTGCCCGGAGACCATCCCTTCGGGCGCGGACCTTTCGAACGTTGCACCGGGGGCGCGGCCCAGGGCGCGGTCCACGTCGGGGGCGTCGATGGGGCCTTCGGCGGCGATGGCGGCACGCTCGATGACGTTGGCCAGTTGGCGCACGTTGCCCGGCCAGTCGTAGGAACACAGGGCGGCAACGGCCGCCGGGGTCAGCCCGTGCACGGGCAGGCCCAGGGTGCCTTGCAGCCGCCGCACCACGTGCTGGGCCAGCAGGGGGATGTCTTCCCTGCGGCTGCGCAGCGGGGGCAGATGCACCACGGCCACGCCCAGGCGGTAGTACAGGTCTTCACGAAAGGCCTTTTCGCGCACCCGGTCGGCAAGGTTCTGGTTGGTGGCGGCGATGAGCCGCACGTCCAGCGTAACGGGTCTGCGCCCGCCCAGGCGTTCCACCTGTTTCTGCTCCACCACCCGCAACAGCTTGGGCTGGATGGCCAGGGGCATGTCGCCGATTTCGTCCAGCATCAGGGTGCCGCCCTGGGCCAGCTCGAACTTGCCGGGCTGCGCCGTGGCCGCGCCGGTAAAGGCGCCCTTCTCGTGGCCGAAGAGTTCGTTTTCGAAAAGATGCTCGGGAATGGCCGCGCAGTTCACCTTCACGAAGGGCGCGGACGCGCGCGGCGACAGCGCCCGGATGGTATCCGAGGCCAGCTCCTTGCCGGTGCCCGATTCGCCCATGATCAGCACGGTGGTGTCCAGCGGGGCCACCTTTTCGATGAGCGCCTTCACCTCCATGATGGCCCGGCTTTCGCCGATGATGCGGCTGGCCGGGCCGTCGCGGCGCAGCGAATCGCGCAGGGCGGCGATTTCCGCCTGCAACCTGCGTTTTTCCATGGCCCGGCGGATGACGATGTCCATTTCCTTCAGGCTGAAGGGCTTGGAGAACACGTCGTAGGCGCCCAGCTTCACCGCCTCCAGCGCCAGCTCGCGCGTGGAGTAGGCGGTCATGACGATGATGTCGGTGCCCGGCGCGGCGGAAAGCAGGTGGGGGATGGCTTCCACCCCGGACATGCCGGGCAGCATGACGTCGGACAGCACCAGGTCGAAGCCGCCGCCACGCAACAGGGCGATGCCGTCCTCGGCGCGCCCGGCGGCGGTGACGCGATGGCCGCGTTCCTCCAGTGCCTCGCGCAGCATGGACTGGAAGGCGGTGTCGTCTTCGATCAGCAGGATGTGGCCGCTCATGCGTTGCCGTTCGTCCGGATGGCGGTGGATGGGGCGGGGCACGCGCCGTGGCGCGGTGTCCGGGACTGGTGTCCGGAGGGATGCCGGATGGGCGCGCGGCGACACGGCGGCGAGGCCGGACGTCGCGCGGACCATGCAAAGGTACAACGGACGGGTGTGAAGGGCAAACGGTTAGATTTGCACACCTGTGCGTTCATTCGGACTTTGGCGCGAGGATATGTCCTTGTGCATTGGGGGGTTGCATGCAGTGGCCGTGCGGGTTGGGGCAGCGGACAGGGCGCGGCATGCGTGACCGCCTCGGGCCGGTTCGGGCAGGCCGTGGGCATGGGCCGGGCCTGCCCGGCTGCTGGCGGGGCAGAGTCCCCAGCGGCTAACTTCCGGCCTGCGTCACGCGGGGCGGCAGGTCCTTCATGGCCCGCGCCTCGCCCAGGACGTCGGCACAAGCCAGCCAGTAGGCCGCCTGGGGCCAGTCCTTGCGGGTGCCCCTGCCTTCGCGCAGCATCAGGCCCAGGTTATAGGCGGCCAAACCGTTGCCCTTTTCGGCGGCCTTGCGGAACAGGCGCACCGCCTCGCCACGGTCGCTGCTGCTGGACCTGCCGCTGTCGATGAGGACGGCCAGCTGGTTCATGGCGTTGGCGTCCCCCTTGGCGATGGCCTGCCGGTACAGGGCTTCGGCACGGCGCAGATCCTGCGGCACGCCGCGCCCCTCTTCATGCAGCATGCCGAGTTGCAGTTGCGCGCGCGGGTCGCCCGATTTCGCCCGGGCGGTGAGCCCCGCCAACGGTTCGTTGGTCGGGGGGAGCGGAGGAGAGGTTTGCCCCGCCCCGGCGGACGACATTGCGTTTTCCTGGCTGGCCATGGGGCCGGCCATGCCGCAAGGGGGCGAAAGCAGCGGCAGGGCGACCACGAACGCCATGACCCACAGGGCACGGCACGACAGGGCGGCGGTGAATGCGCGGCGGAGCAGGGCGAGTGGGCGGAGAAAGGGCATGCGGGCCTCCGGGGCGTTTGATGGGGCATGGCATATCGGTCCGTCGCAGCGCAAGGGGTTGCCGCGCCTCGGGACGGTGAGGTAGGTGTGTGGTCTGGTCCGGTCTGGCCCGATGCGGCCCGATCCGGCCTGTTTCGGCCAGTCTCTCGCCTTTTTTCGGGCAGTGCCGTCAGCCGTCCGTCAGCAATCGCACGGTGTACAACCGTTTTCGCAGGAGTTTCGCATGCAGCTTGGCCGCATGGCGCAGAGCGCCCTTCGTCCCATGATCGTCGGCACCGACATCGAGGCCTTTCGCCAGCACTGCGGCGGCAGCCTGGGCGGGCTGTTCCACTGCATGCGCTATCCGGGGCCACATCTGTTATGGGATGGCGGCACGCAGGAATTCGTGGACGAGGCGGGTGCAGCTGTGCCGGGGCTGGACGCATTGGCCGGGGAGCTGGCCGTGCTGCGCGACGCCGTGGGTGCGGCGCTGGCGGGAAGCGCATCCGCCGCCCTTCCCGTGTCCATGGACGGCACCCTGTTGCGCGGGCAGGACGGTTCCGCCCATTATCGCAT
Proteins encoded in this window:
- a CDS encoding Flp family type IVb pilin, yielding MLKSLTTLIRDEEGATALEYGLIAALIAAVIVAAVTALGTKVSSTFSYIDSKMPTPGS
- the cpaB gene encoding Flp pilus assembly protein CpaB; this encodes MRASSLIQISLALVLALVAGVLVFRFMQVNRAAAPQMAAPEQVELAVAAADVPRGAKLTAEQIKMAPFLKSSAPSGAFNKDAMPVGRVLSSDVTAGEPITEARLLQDGQAHGGVSTLIAPGMRAVAVKGNKVLGLSGFIRPGNRVDVLATLDDESREKSKSRTKLVLENVRVLATGTELKQEGDDTSTSSVDVYTLEISPQQAEPLSLAASRGELHFALRNPADDGTVLTPGTDVPGTLALLTSTPEGKPVPKVRETKVEMISGTERSTLRFPQ
- a CDS encoding Flp family type IVb pilin, with protein sequence MFERFTTLIRDEEGATALEYGLIAALIAAVIVAAVTALGTKVSATFSYIDSKMPTPGS
- a CDS encoding Flp family type IVb pilin; protein product: MSKIIARLIRDEEGATALEYGLIAALIAAVIVAAVTALGTKVSSTFSYIDSKMPTPGS
- a CDS encoding type II and III secretion system protein family protein, which gives rise to MLAAVLVLAVATQALADATPQSVPLAMGKSMVVRTAQPAARVSVADEGIAGVVVLSPQQVYITGKKPGGTTLTLWNGAGAITQVYDIQVTPDLAQLKEMLHRVLPDEKDIMVMAVGESITLAGTVRSSAGMTTALDVAKLYAPDKVTNLMQVGGVHQVMLEVKVAEMRKSVLERLGIDLTYAWNNDFAFGMLNQLFTLDSQKGVVGVGGTGAVISPNVTGMFRATAGQASLMGFLDVLKQNGLVKVLAEPTLICRSGETADFLAGGEIPIPVPQGLGTVAIEFKKYGVTLGFTPTVVSDKLISMRVNPEVSELDYTNVIEINGFTIPAISSRRAATTVELADGQSFAVAGLLRDEVRENIKKYPVLGDVPLLGTLFRSSNWQKNETELVIIVTPRLAKPLDGATAKLPTDGFREPSEFEFFLQGKMEGAAPAITAPAAYAAPRNTADAPSGMEGEFGHVLPGHAQGGTK
- a CDS encoding CpaF family protein, which translates into the protein MCDVSTLTLHGDHYYEIRARLQDRLLEMMDLAAAESLPPDRLAAEISRLVEKLLREEFRQAPLNAQEQRQLVEDIRDEVMGLGPLEPLLRDPTVNDILVNNYRMVYVERRGKLIRVNTRFLDDDHLRKIIDRIVARIGRRVDEASPMVDARLADGSRVNAIIPPLALDGPSLSIRRFSKDPLELEDLIRFGALSPDMGEVLRGIVKARLNIIVSGGTGSGKTTMLNCLSRFVPHDERIVTIEDAAELQLKQDHVVRLETRPANIEGQGQVTARDLVKNCLRMRPDRIIVGEVRSGEVLDMLQAMNTGHDGSLTTIHANTPRDCLMRLETMVAMAGLNIGTLSLKRYISSAVDVIIQVSRLSDGSRKMTSLSEITGMEGDAITMQDIFTFEQTGVDENGKVQGRFRSGGIRPRFAPRLAAMGIELGGALFDPDLSQ
- a CDS encoding sigma-54 dependent transcriptional regulator encodes the protein MSGHILLIEDDTAFQSMLREALEERGHRVTAAGRAEDGIALLRGGGFDLVLSDVMLPGMSGVEAIPHLLSAAPGTDIIVMTAYSTRELALEAVKLGAYDVFSKPFSLKEMDIVIRRAMEKRRLQAEIAALRDSLRRDGPASRIIGESRAIMEVKALIEKVAPLDTTVLIMGESGTGKELASDTIRALSPRASAPFVKVNCAAIPEHLFENELFGHEKGAFTGAATAQPGKFELAQGGTLMLDEIGDMPLAIQPKLLRVVEQKQVERLGGRRPVTLDVRLIAATNQNLADRVREKAFREDLYYRLGVAVVHLPPLRSRREDIPLLAQHVVRRLQGTLGLPVHGLTPAAVAALCSYDWPGNVRQLANVIERAAIAAEGPIDAPDVDRALGRAPGATFERSAPEGMVSGHMSGPDDAAGRPDREGTDATGQPAPSTLPTPPPTGASPVGTHSASASAGASSTHAFAAAALTGPIDLRETMRMVERNLLLDALRRAEGRQTEAAVLLGLTPKNLWAKLQKHGIKPRNGLPLIQES
- a CDS encoding A24 family peptidase — translated: MNPILAAPLAAVLLVAVTTDLRAMRIPNWLTFPAMLAGVVVNTVLGAWTGGLSGAWDGLLFSLSGFGLGLGLMLIPFLLRVMGAGDVKLLAAAGAFLGAETVFRAFIWTSLAGGVYALGVLAFHLPQLRAVLRSLRVSVELLAVTGRFDYVPATASARLPRLCYGVAIALGTGLAMAQAAFPSAMSALLPAWAVIL
- a CDS encoding response regulator; the protein is MNITHPVCLLTKRLATREELTRVLARQDGFRLVTPGEADDLGLVVLELGEDLEDDFESIASLVSDPRVGEVFVASRQKDPDLIIRAMRAGISEFLSQPFRSDEVLAALEGYARRRRTARAASPSAAAPAAGGRIIHIMGAKGGVGATTVAVNLAVLAARSLVGTAPASDAKKTGRGLTGTNGRGTNAARDVQAMGDMALATGGPAANPAALPLAALMDMRLPQGDVPLFLDMEYSRTWADGARNLGRLDATFLRSLAERHASGLEVYASPDTGDDLDAISPRAVKAVLDLARALYAVTVVDGGPYADELALVSMQEAETILLVTDLALPALAGARRLLDDVAAAAPSVAARIQLVVNRMSPQAGVDLTEAERLLERKVFATVGDDYGAAVSAINQGVPLCEAAPRSVAARSLAKLAERLAPAAAAPGNGGTAPGMKAGGIFARLLHRKGDDTHEPNRRGMERDPERERGGLLPHGVLLQGARG
- a CDS encoding type II secretion system F family protein, translated to MMLVIAVLSVIAMFVFVMGVLDLAYGRRRATAQRVGQRMENLLRAKDEQDRVDLERRRSLSDVDWLHRMLAAQSWTKKMDLALEQAQVRATLGVLLLASVLGAASSFLVMHLLVDNLFLLVAPPLALGYAPFLWVQRKRNARMGRFQRQLPDALDLIARALKAGHAFNQGMRMVADEFADPIGPEIQKTLDEINFGIPANAALYNLTRRVDCPDLKFFVVSVNIQRETGGNLAEIVTNIARLIRERFKLAGRVRVLSAEGRLTAWILFALPFGIGFIINLLNADFMSALYATPEGNMLLTGSLFQMAIGGIVLKRMTTIRV